ATGATGAATCCTTTCAGTTATGCTCCGGACATATCGTTCTTTCCTTCGATTCGGGCGAAGTTGTGGAAATGTTCCCGGGAGACGTTTTGTCCGTGCCTGCAGGGAGAGAATCCGTATTCGAAATCAAAAAATCCAGCATGAAGTTCGTGGTAGTGACAGGTTATCCATGAACGGAATTCGATACGATATCAATCCTCTCTGGAAATTTCTTTTGGATAGATTCGGGCTCGGGGATGCCTTTAATTTTTTTAGTCCGTTTGCGGGAGCAGGTATAAAAGTAAAAGTGAAGGACCGGCATACAATCGAAAGCTCCATGGACCTTTCTCTTACGAACACCAATTACGTGGAAGGGGCTCATTTTGGCGGCTCTTTGTATTCCATGTGCGATCCGTTCTACATGTTTCTGTTAATGGATCATCTCGGACCGGATTATATAGTATGGGACAAGAGTGCTCAAATAGAATTCCTGAGACCCGGAAGGGGAACCGTCCGGGCCGTTTTCCATATTCCTTCTGAGGAGTTAGATCGCATCAGGAAGACGGTCGCCGATACCCGCAAGATGAATTGGACGGCTTCTTGCGAAATATTGGACGAGGACGGAAAGCAAGTTGCGAGAATACAAAAGATACTATACGTGAGATCGAAAATCAGGACGAAGCACACAGATGAAGCAGCTTAATTTCATAAGAAGAGGAAAACTCAGTTGGTTCGATGTACCCGAACCCGAATTGAAGAGCGGGATCGAGGCGATCGTGAAGCCGATGTATGTAAGCAGATGCGATTTGGATTTCGGGATCATCTACGGAGCGACTCCGCTTCCAGGACCGATCGCTTTGGGACATGAGATGGTGGGGGAAGTGATGGAACTGGGGGAGGACGTGAAAAATTTCCGGGTAGGAGACATCGTCATGGTTCCTTGGCATGTCAATTGCGGTTCCTGCTCTCATTGCAATAAGGGTCTACTAGCCTTTTGCTCCTCCACGGAAGATCGTCCCGGCTACGGATTCGGATACGAATGGGGAGGCGCTCTCCAGGAGCTGGTAAGAGTTCCATACGCGGACAGTATGCTGAAAAGGATTCCGAAAGGAGTCTTGCCGGAGCAAGCCGTTTCGGCGGCGGACAATCTTGCGGACGGTTATAGATGCGTAGCTCCTTATCTGAAGGAAAATCCCTTCCGGTCCGTTCTGGTTTTGGGCGGAGTGGGAAGTTGCGGCCTCTATGCGGTCGAGACCGCCGTCGCGTTGGGAGCCAAACCTGTGTTCACCGATACGGATCTCTCGCGCTTGGAACTCGCAAAACGATTGGGGGCGGAAGCGATAGAAGCTCCTCATTCGGAAAGTCCTGGTTCCTTCGATCTGGTTGTGGATAGTACGAATACTCGAGCCGGATTGGTCACCGCTTTGGAAAGCCTGGAGCCGGGAGGTACATGTGCCTGCGTTAGCGTTCATTTTAAGAACGATATAACGGTTCCTTATTGGAAGATGTACAATACCGGAATCACTTTGAAGGTAGGAAGAGCGAATGTAGGAGCATATACGGAGGAAATTTTCGGTCTGATTTCGGAAGGGAAATTGCATCCCGAAAAAATCACCACTCATACGATCGATTGGGCGGACGCGGCAGAAGCTTACGGGCAGAGAGCTACCAAGCTTCTTGTGAAATTCTAGCCCGGAATTCTCATAGCGGTCCTACCTCTCGCTCGACGGGGGCTTCTTCTTAAAAACCGGTATTTTGTCTCCAAAAAGGCCTAAAACCCCTCCGGAAATTTTAGAAACTACCGATAGGTAAATAGATCGAGGTACAACTCCAATGATGCGTTCTCTCTGGACCGCGGCGACAGGAATGATCGCCCAGCAATTTCATATCGATACTATTTCCAACAACTTGGCCAACGTAAACACCACCGGCTTTAAAAAGAACCGTGCCGATTTCGAGGATTTGGTGTACCAACATATGGTTCTGGCGGGAACTCCCGCCACCTCGG
This sequence is a window from Leptospira wolffii serovar Khorat str. Khorat-H2. Protein-coding genes within it:
- a CDS encoding DUF4442 domain-containing protein, yielding MNGIRYDINPLWKFLLDRFGLGDAFNFFSPFAGAGIKVKVKDRHTIESSMDLSLTNTNYVEGAHFGGSLYSMCDPFYMFLLMDHLGPDYIVWDKSAQIEFLRPGRGTVRAVFHIPSEELDRIRKTVADTRKMNWTASCEILDEDGKQVARIQKILYVRSKIRTKHTDEAA
- a CDS encoding alcohol dehydrogenase catalytic domain-containing protein, whose protein sequence is MKQLNFIRRGKLSWFDVPEPELKSGIEAIVKPMYVSRCDLDFGIIYGATPLPGPIALGHEMVGEVMELGEDVKNFRVGDIVMVPWHVNCGSCSHCNKGLLAFCSSTEDRPGYGFGYEWGGALQELVRVPYADSMLKRIPKGVLPEQAVSAADNLADGYRCVAPYLKENPFRSVLVLGGVGSCGLYAVETAVALGAKPVFTDTDLSRLELAKRLGAEAIEAPHSESPGSFDLVVDSTNTRAGLVTALESLEPGGTCACVSVHFKNDITVPYWKMYNTGITLKVGRANVGAYTEEIFGLISEGKLHPEKITTHTIDWADAAEAYGQRATKLLVKF